The following DNA comes from Meleagris gallopavo isolate NT-WF06-2002-E0010 breed Aviagen turkey brand Nicholas breeding stock chromosome 13, Turkey_5.1, whole genome shotgun sequence.
AGCAGCCTCAGAGACTGAACACCCACCTGCAATGACATCGATTTTGGGGAAGGAGGCCCTCAGGTGATCTTCCAGAAGATCGATCAAAGCCTTGAAAGCTACAGGGTCCTTCAACAGGGGGCTGATGTCGCTGCAAACAGAGGGAGAGCAGTTAGCAAGCAACCGAGGAGTGCAGGTGATGCTGCTATTATATCCAGGGGGCACAGCCAGAGGAGCCCCTGCCCCTCTCCGTCCCTGCTCCATCCCCATCTCTTGCTCCCCGCCCCATCCCCAGATCCATCTCCATTCCCCagccccattcccatcccctgCTCCATTCCCAGCTCTTTGGCTCCATCCTTACCCCCATACCCCATCCCCTGCTCCATCTCAGCCCAATCCACAGCCTCACTCCCACCCCCTGCTCCTTGGTTCCATTCTCATCCCCATAccccatcccctgccccatCCCTAGCTCCATCTCCATTCNNNNNNNNNNNNNNNNNNNNNNNNNNNNNNNNNNNNNNNNNNNNNNNNNNNNNNNNNNNNNNNNNNNNNNNNNNNNNNNNNNNNNNNNNNNNNNNNNNNNGTCCCAGTGCTCGCTTTGGGGTTGCGGCATCGGGTCCCGGTGTTCAGTTGGGGGAAGCTGACCCGGGGTTTGATTTGGTTAGGAATGCCCGTACACCTATGAGCAGTCCCAGCTTTCACACCCTAATCCTATGTGCTGCTGATCCACAGCCTGCCAGCCCCCCATCACTGGGCCCACTGGAGCCCTCCGTAGCCAGCAGGATGTGCAGCCCCAGCCCGGAGCAGGACAGCGGGACCACATCGTGCCTGGAGCAGGTATGGGAATGGGGGCAGTGGGCTTAGTGCCATATCGGGGTCTCCACTTGATCGCTTCCCTTTGTGCCTTCACCCTTTATTAACTGTCCCTGACCCCACAGGAGGAGCTGGCCACGCTGCAGAGCCGTCTCCAGAGGATGAGGATGAAGCCCCCCACCCAACTGCCCCCCATCCCCGCTGGGGTCGGCGCTGAGCTGCAGAGCCGCCTGCAGAGCCTGCGGGGCCTGGAGCTGCGGCTCCGTGCCAAGGCAGCGGGCAGTGGGACGGGGCAGCCTGGGGTCACCAGGACAGAGGCTCCGGTAGCAGCAGAGAATAGGTGAGAAGCAGCTCCAAGGAGGAAAGTGGGGCACTGAGGGGTTGCTGCCACGAGGGAGATGGCCACAGTGCTGCTCTACCCATGCAGTGTTACAGTTTTGGTGAGATTGGCAGCAGGGTCCCACAGATCAGCAAAGCCTTGAGCCCAGAGGGTTTGCCATTCCCAGAGCGCTGTGAGCTGGGACCAGTGTGGGATGCTGGGATGGGAGGGAGCAGATGGGACCTGCCCCAGCCTGGGTGTGTGCTGCTCCCATCTCAGCCCTGCAGGCTCAGGGCTGTCCCAGTGACCCCTCTCCATTCCCAGTAGCTCACGGCTCCCCGCATACCAGCGCTTCCATGCCCTGGCACAGGACACGCCACCAGGGCTGACACTGCCCTACAAGTACAAAGTGCTGGCAGAGATGTTCCGCAATGTGGACACCATTGCTGGGATGCTCTTCAACCGTGCTGAGACCATCACCTTTGCCAAAGTCAAGCAGGGCGTGCAGGACATGATGCGCAAGTGAGTCTGCAGCAATGCTGGCGTGCGGCTGGGGCTGCTTCCCTGCATCAGCCCTTGGGATTCCCCACCTCTCTGGTGCCGTTGCAGGCAGTTTGAGGAGCGGCACGTGGGGCAGATCAAGGCGGTGTACCCCACCTCATACCGCTTCCGCCAGGAGAAGAACATCCCCACCTACAGCAGCGGCGTGAAGAAGTCTGATTACCAGCTGACACTGGAGCCGGTGCTGGGGGAAGGTACACAGGGCTGGGACCTGCTGGGTCTGAAACAACCGGAGCGTGGgtcagccctgcagctctgctgctgtaccCTGAGGTCtttgctgtgatgctgcagtgATGTTCTCTCTCCCTGCAGATGAGCAGCTGTGTGGCCGCCCTCACCTGTCAGCATCACGCCTGCTGGAGCGCAGGAAGGAGTTCCACCGCAGCCTGGTGAACATCGTCAAGCAGCACCACGCGGTGAGCCCCAGCCCTCTGTCAGGCTGTTCTCGCTCCCTGAAGGAGCGGGTGGGAGGACAGTAATGCAGCATGGAGAGCGAGGAATGCGTGGCTGCTGGGATTTCTCCCGGTTCTGGCTTTGCCCAAGCCAGCTGCCACATTctcaccctgctgcaggcattcctggCTGCGCTGAGCCCTCCCATGGAGGTGCCGGAGGACAAGCTGACCCGCTGGCATCCCCGCTTCAACGTGGATGAGGTGCCTGACAtcagcccagcagagctgccacgGCCACCGCAAGAGGACAGGATCAGCACGGCACAGGAGGTGCTGAGTGCAGCTCGGGGCACAATGAGCACTAAGGTGAGCAGGGAGCACCCGGccactgccccacagcagccatCCCGCTGGGTATGGGGAGGGGTGGGGAAGGGCTGCTCCCGTGTGGGTCAACTCGGTGCTGTAAGATGGGGACACACGCTTGAACATCGGTGTGCACgaggctggaggagctgcccCTGGGGCTGGAGGTGAGGTCGTGCCCCACGCAGATGGATCTGATGCACGTGTGGGGAGCActgggctgctgcagggtgGCCCCGGGGGTGGGGGGCGGCGGAGGGGaaacttctccttcctcccagcTGTAACCCAACCCCTCCTCCGTCCACATGAGCAGATGGAAAAAGCTCTTGCCAACCTGGCCTTAAGAAGCGCTGAAGCCGGTGCGGAGGAACCGGCGCTTTCCAAAGCAGCGTCCCCTGCCAGCACCTCCAGCGCTCTCAAAGGGGTGTCCCAGGCGCTGCTGGAGCGGGTCAGTAATTCCATCCTNNNNNNNNNNNNNNNNNNNNNNNNNNNNNNNNNNNNNNNNNNNNNNNNNNNNNNNNNNNNNNNNNNNNNNNNNNNNNNNNNNNNNNNNNNNNNNNNNNNNCTCCGTCTGCGGCTCTCGGCAGAGAAAAAGTTGCGTGCTCCCCTCCCAACCCCCATCACCGCGTCCCGGCTCCGATTCACCCATGGGAACGACACCTGGGGGGGAATAGGGGGGATCGCCCCTACGCCGTGAGCCCGTTGGCCCAACACCCGCAACGAGGAATAGCCCTGAGCCCCTCCGGTAGGAAATAACGCGCGACACGTGCACCCACCGGCGAGCAGGGCGagcggcagcagcagccagtAGAGCCCCGCGCACAGCGCCCGCCGCTCCATGCTTCAGGCGGCCGTGGGCCGGGCCATACCGCGCCGAGCCGGGCCGTTCCCGTTCCGTTCCGCCCCGCAGGGCCGGACCCGGAGCGCTGCGAGGGAACGCGCTTCCCCCCGCCCCACCGCTGCTTTTATACGCGGCACCGCCCGGCCCCCTCGGCCCGGCCCCGCCTTGCGCCGCCCGCGGGCGTTGCGGCCATCGGTGTCGCGAGTTGGCCGGTCTCAGCCCTTCCAGCGGCACCGCAGGGAAGTAAAGGCAcgggagggaggagagaaacaaacaaataaaggaTTTAATTATAACTAAGATCGTGCGCTTCCTCTGTTTGCTcgtcataaaaaaaaaaaaaagactgcagagTTAATTGAGGCTGAGTGCGTCGGGACGGGCAGTGCCTGAGAGGAGCCGCTAGAGATGGGGTGGGAGCTGCGGGAGTCCACATCCCTACAGCTCGGCATAGGGGCAGCGCTGGAAACCGCCGCTGCTCCCACCCCGAGCGGGAAGCATCAGCCCGTGACATTCTCTGCATTCTTTGGCATTTGTTCTCCAAACGCACTCAACAACCTGGCGGTTCCGCACCCCATCGCCGTGCCGCAGCTCCCGACTCACACCTGGGCACCTCCGCACCGAACCTCGGGGCTGCGCCCATTGCGATCCGCTGCGCAAAGCCCGCGGGTGCCGAGCGCCGGATCCGTGACAGAGCGGAGCCAGGAAGGGCGATGCGCACCGCATCCCAGCCCCGAGCTCCCATCGCAGCGCGGCCGGGCCCGGATGCTGCGGGAGTAAATGGGAGCCGGGAACGGCACCCCAGAGCCCTGCTCGCACATCCGAGTCCAGCCCTGAGTGCCCCGCTCCGGCTTTCAGAGTCACGCGGAGTGCAACGCGGTCCCGTAATGCGCTGCGGGCGCGGCCTGAGTGCCCGACCAGGCGCTTTCCAGGCAAAGCGTGCTACACCCGCATCCGGGCAGCGCCATTAATGCGTGGCCGTGCAGGTGGGCACCCCGCAGCCTCTGCACCGCGCGCTGCTTTGGGAGCTCGGCTGCGTCCTCCTGCTCAAACCGCCTGAAGGGGAAGGAGGTGGGCTGAAATCCCTCTGCCCAGAGCCCAAACTGCATCCCGCACTGTGCAGACCTCGCAGCCACCCCGCAGCCCTCGCTGCAAGCCCAGGTTAGGAAGAACGGATATAAGAAGCAACCTCCTCCGGGAGCTGCGTGCTCTGCTCCCCCCAGCTNNNNNNNNNNNNNNNNNNNNNNNNNNNNNNNNNNNNNNNNNNNNNNNNNNNNNNNNNNNNNNNNNNNNNNNNNNNNNNNNNNNNNNNNNNNNNNNNNNNNTCCCTGCCTGGCCaggggagcaggagctgtgagcctctgccccactgcagggcagggatggggcagcactcGGGCTGGGCTTACCCAGTGGCGTGGCATCACCCATGACGTGGACAGTGCAGTTCTCTGTGCTCCGCTTCCCAGTGCTGGAGGACAGCATGGGCTGGAGGGGGGAAGGGGCAGAGAGGGCTGAGCACCCACTGGCACCCCCAGAGCACCGAGGTGCCGCTCCCCCAACTCACCTTGGTGTCTTCAGCCACACCATCACTGTCCTTGGGCCAGCTCTCTAGCTCCACTAGATCCCGCGCTGGAGGCTGCGCTGGCACTGCTGATCTCTGCAAGAGCACGGAGCCAGCTGCAACCCGGGGGGGTCCCAACCACGAGCACAGCACCCCCTCCACCACGCACCCTGGGCCATTGAGGTGCACGCATCCCCACAGCCCCTCACCCTGGCGTCCAGGCGGCGCAGCTTCAGCAGCGTGGCCACGGTGTAgtagagcagcagcaggatgccAGGATTGGCGTAGACGGGCCAGGGGTGGTCAGTGTTGAGCTGCAGGGCATTGGGTCGGGAGCAGTTGCTGTACAGGATGATGTCCTTGAAGCCAAACACCCTGCGGGGGGGGAGGAGCATGAATGGCATTAACTCCCTGGGACCGGcgatgtccccatccctgcagcaccgGGCTGTGAGCAGGATGGGAGCCAAGCAGGAGCCGTGCCAGCTGCAAACCATccctggggacatggggaccctTGGTGGGGGTACACATGGAGGGGGGCACCCACGGCACCGCTTACCGTGCCCAGATGGTGGGGGGCGGGAAGACCCCCTGCACAAAGGGTGCTTGGTAGGCATAGAGGCACAGGAGGTGGGCAGCAGCATAGAGACCGACGAGGACACAGAGGGCATCGAAGGCAGCGCGGCTGGAGGGGAGGTGGCATGCCCACCAGGTGCACAGCCCCACAAACAGCAGGTAGTAGATGCTGGAGGAGGCGGAGGGCAGGGTGATCCCTGCAGAGCAGCGCCCCGTGGGCGGTCAGTCACCCACACCCCCCAACCAGAGATCCCCCAAATTCACCGCATACCCCCTCCCCAGTCCTGGACCCACCGGccaaagccagcagcaggatgGCCAACCCCTTCCCGGCCGCCCACAGCAACCAGTGTGCCGTCACCCGCAGCCTGGTGCTGAGCGGTGTGTCCCCGCCTGCCGTGCCACCGCGCCGCTCCACGTCCTGTTCTTccccctgcagcaggcaggaagCACAGCAATGAGCCCCAACCCCCCATGGGATCCCCCCACAGGGCTCCCCCAGTCCCTGCTGCTggccgtgcctcagtttccctgctGCACGTGGCCCGGCTCTGCACCTGGCCGTGTTTATCTCACAGCCACTTGGAAAGCGCCTCTGAAACACGGCTGTTTTTCTTGGCAGCGGCAGCCAGGTTCCCAGCACTGAGCTTTTTTCCAGGCTGCCTCCCGCGCTCACTGCAAAGGCATCCACGCTGCCAGCGCTCCGGTTACAGCACGGCCTGCATGGGGCTGCGGGATGCACCCGAAATGGGGCCGGGACATGGAGGTGCCATCAGCACGGAGCTGCATGGGTGATGCTGGTGCCACCCGCACAGGGTGTTGGCATGGCatagcatggcacaacatggcacTGAATGGCACTGCACGGCATGGCACGGCTCCCAGCTGGCTCCATCCCCAcccgtgggcagcctgtgctctgCCGTCCCACATCGAGCAGCTCTATGGGGCTGGGCTGTTTGTGGGATCCCTATGGAAACGCGGGAGCAAACACGGGCACTCCTCTGCAGCTGAGTCACTCCGGGGAGGGGGAGGCACAGGGGGGACCCAATCCATCGCTGACCGCCCAAACGACGCTCCCCACTGCGCAGCCCCAACCCGGATCCCAGCCCAGGTCCCCAGGCACCCGGGTGTCCCCATGGGGACAAGCAGGGACAGATGGGGgccctgcaggaggagcacTGCTGGTGGCACCGGTGGCACCTCACCTGCTCAGGGAGCTGCCGGGACTCCGGTCTGCGGGCGGCAGTGCTGCCCTTGGGGACGAGGCGGTGGCACAGACACAGGCAGAGGGATGAGACCAGCAGGATGCCGACGTCTGGGGCCACCAGGCGCACCGAGTTGGGGAGGTCACCCAAGTCCAGCCTGGAGGGGGAGAAAGAGCAGGGTTGAGGGGGGTTCTCCACCACCAGTGACCACAACCAACGTTAAGGGAGCCGCACCTGGTGACCCCAATGTGCCGGGCGAGGacttcccagctgctgcctgtggaGAAGCATGGAGGTGTTAGGGTGGCACCGACCCCACAGCAGCTCCATAGTACATGGTAGGTGGGGTCTCACACCCAAATGCCACCAGCTCAGGGCTCTCTTGGGGCACCTGGCACCAGGGTACTCACAGCTGGGCCCCAGCAGCTGGTCCAGGGCAGGCAGTGTGTACAGACATATCTGGAAAACGAAGTGGgcgaggaggaagaggaggctggTCCCCAACAGAGCTTTGAGGAGGCGGCCGGCGTGACCTGCAAGAGATGGGCACCCATCGCCCCGAGCAGCCCCCAGGGGTGCCAGCATCCCCACTCTGAACTCCTGGGAAGGGTCCACTGGTGCCATACCAGTGCTGCCAGGCCCCCACATCCCTCAGCCCCTTCCAGGAGAACCCTTTTTGTCCCACCATTGGGGAAACCGAGGCACAGGGTGGTGTGGGACCCCAGGACCACACTCCCTTCTCCATTCACCCACAGCCAGCATTCAGCAATTGGATCAGCACACCACTGCCTCCCGACCCCGTCCCATCCCAGAACTCCCCCACCTGCAGCCATGCCCCCAGCCCTTCACCTCCCTGGCTGCAGGGGGCACATCCTGGGCACCCGCCTGGGCACAGAGCCACGCACCAGGAGCGGCTCTGAGGTTTCTGGTTAATAGGGCCGAGGCTCGAAATTGGCCACCTTGCAGCAGGAGGACTATTAATAGTTGCAGCAGACTATAATTAACCAAATGAGGCTGCCACGTGGAGCCGCCCAACCCTGGGGAAACCACAAAGGAGGAGCAGGTACCTGCAGGAGGGACAGCGTGCATCCCCTAAAAATAGTCCCAAACCCCACTGATGGTCCCCGAGCCTGAGATGCAATGCCCTCACCTGAGATGTCAGCCGGTCCTGGGAACCacggcagcagcaggaggtacAGCAGGTACACCAGGGAGAGGACGTTGAAGCGGAACAGGCAGGCTGGGGGCACAGGGCGAACAGGGTTGGGGGCACTGGGGCCGCACTGTTATCCACACCCACTAGGACCCCATTACTGGGATGCTCGGTGACTGGGTCACTCTAAAACGGTGCAGACCCCAGGACAGCCCCAAGGAAGGTCTGCTTCCTTCCAGACCAGAATGACCCGACCCCCCACTGCCAGGCAGGGTACTGGGGTGGGCCGGGCGCCAGGGGACGTGCTGCGAGCCCGGCGCGGCCCTTCCTGTGTTTACGAGGCTCTAATAGGACGGagcatcctgcagcagcacGTGAGCCTCCCCACGGACCCCTACGCGGGGTCACCGAGGCGTCCCCGCCTGGCCCGTATCCGGGGAGCCCCCGAGCGGGGCTGGGTGCCGCTCACATCCCCACGCTCGTTGGGGACACCGTCGCCTCCCAGCGGTGACCACATCCCGCGTCACCTCCCCGCACGCCGAGCGTTGCTCGCTGCATTTCGGCAAAGCCATGATCTCATGGAACAACTATTCCTCTCCCCGCCGCCAGCCGCGAGCAGCCGGCCCGGCGGGGAGCGGAGCCCGGCGAGGGGCAGCCAGAGCCACCGCTGTGCTGCAGACAGACCCTGCGGGTCCCTGGGGAGGTGGGGGTCACCCCAATAGTGGCGAGAAGGGGGACTGGTGCCCACTGGGCGCATCACTGGGGCAGAGGGCTGTGAAGGAGGGTAGCGGCACTGGACTTGAATAGGGACAACTTGCGACGGCGTGGCTCAGCTGCTTCCTGCCACCAAGGGTTGGGGACATCGCTCCTGGGGCATGAACGGGTTTGGGGTCACCCGCAGCACTACGAGGCATGGGAAAGAGGGACGTGCTATAGAAGTGGCGTTCCTCCTCGTCGGTGTGGCCGACACCGGGGGGACACCACAGCCCCCAGATCCTCCCAGCGCCACGGGATGGGGCTCCCACCGCTGTCCTGAACCGGCATTGCAAACCGGTTCCCCTCCGTGCTGACAGCGGGGAAAGCGCAGCAAggagaggggggggaaaaaCCAGTTTGGCAGCGCCGGGAGTGCAGAGCGTGCCAAAGGCGAGCTGCCCCGCGGCATCGGGACGGCACCTCCCCACCGCGCTGCCTCCGCTGCACCGGCCGGCCGGGTGGGTGTTTGGGTGGGGGGTGGCACCCACCGCCCCCTCTGCGTGCCAGCAGCACCCACCGCCCACGAGGTTTTGCTGCTGTGAGGTAAGAGCTGCTCTTTGCCGGGTGCCTCCCTGCTGGATCCGCCCGGCCGTGCGTCCCAGCGGTCGGTAGCACTTGAACCGAGCGCTGTGCTCGTGTGCCGAGAGGACAAACCGCAGCGCACGGAGCTGGGCAAGATGAGCTGCCGCTCCTTATTGCCGGCCTGCAGCCTTCCCCTGCCTCGGatccatcccagcacccccTGGCAGGGCGGGTGCCATGCAGAGGGCTGCTGCAGCGCCTCGTTTGCAGCACGGAGGGCACAACAGCAGTGGGGAAATAGGGGGTCAGATAGGATGGAGCCATACCCAGCCATAGGGTGGAGGAGGAGGCTCCCAGACCCCAGTGGTGCTGGGACCCCGACCCCCCACCCAGCACCCCAttggcagtgctggctgcacgCAGCCCCACTGGTTGGCATCAGCGCTGCTCCTTGCTCTCTGCAGGACAAGGAACGACCCCcgcagcccccagcagcagtgagaagCAGCCACGGGCACATCTCCGCTCCCAGCCCCATCTCTGCTTTCcgggaagaagcagcagccccGCCATATCCTGTTTGTGTGGAAAATCCATCCTGGTGCTGCCAGCGCGGGGCAGGGGCCGTCCAGCTCCCCACGGGGATGCTATGGGATCTCCCCGGTGCACAGCCTGGGTAAA
Coding sequences within:
- the LOC116217125 gene encoding piezo-type mechanosensitive ion channel component 1-like; protein product: MWSPLGGDGVPNERGDCGPSAPNPVRPVPPACLFRFNVLSLVYLLYLLLLPWFPGPADISGHAGRLLKALLGTSLLFLLAHFVFQICLYTLPALDQLLGPSCSSWEVLARHIGVTRLDLGDLPNSVRLVAPDVGILLVSSLCLCLCHRLVPKGSTAARRPESRQLPEQGEEQDVERRGGTAGGDTPLSTRLRVTAHWLLWAAGKGLAILLLALAGITLPSASSSIYYLLFVGLCTWWACHLPSSRAAFDALCVLVGLYAAAHLLCLYAYQAPFVQGVFPPPTIWARVFGFKDIILYSNCSRPNALQLNTDHPWPVYANPGILLLLYYTVATLLKLRRLDARRSAVPAQPPARDLVELESWPKDSDGVAEDTKPMLSSSTGKRSTENCTVHVMGDATPLGKPSPSAAPSLPCSGAEAHSSCSPGQHPGPAALRWELGAGMRCASPFLAPLCHGSGARHPRALRSGSQWAQPRGSVRRCPGVSRELRHGDGVRNRQVVECVWRTNAKECRECHGLMLPARGGSSGGFQRCPYAEL
- the CDT1 gene encoding DNA replication factor Cdt1, which codes for MCSPSPEQDSGTTSCLEQEELATLQSRLQRMRMKPPTQLPPIPAGVGAELQSRLQSLRGLELRLRAKAAGSGTGQPGVTRTEAPVAAENSSRLPAYQRFHALAQDTPPGLTLPYKYKVLAEMFRNVDTIAGMLFNRAETITFAKVKQGVQDMMRKQFEERHVGQIKAVYPTSYRFRQEKNIPTYSSGVKKSDYQLTLEPVLGEDEQLCGRPHLSASRLLERRKEFHRSLVNIVKQHHAAFLAALSPPMEVPEDKLTRWHPRFNVDEVPDISPAELPRPPQEDRISTAQEVLSAARGTMSTKMEKALANLALRSAEAGAEEPALSKAASPASTSSALKGVSQALLERVSNSI